In one Pseudomonas sp. Bout1 genomic region, the following are encoded:
- the rimM gene encoding ribosome maturation factor RimM (Essential for efficient processing of 16S rRNA), producing MNATPAVADDLIVIGKIYSVHGVRGEVKVYSFTDPTENLLQYKTWTLKREGSVKQVELVSGRGSDKFLVAKLKGLDDREEARLLAGYEICVPRNLFPELTDGEYYWYQLEGLKVIDQLGQLFGKIDHLLETGANDVMVVKPCAGSLDDRERLLPYTEQCVLAVDLAAGEMKVEWDADF from the coding sequence ATGAACGCGACGCCAGCGGTTGCTGATGATTTGATCGTTATCGGCAAGATTTATTCTGTTCATGGCGTTCGCGGCGAAGTGAAGGTGTATTCCTTTACTGATCCGACTGAAAACCTGTTGCAGTACAAGACCTGGACGCTCAAGCGCGAAGGTAGTGTGAAACAGGTAGAGCTGGTCAGTGGACGCGGGAGCGACAAGTTCCTGGTCGCAAAGCTCAAGGGTCTTGATGATCGTGAAGAAGCTCGTCTTCTGGCCGGTTATGAGATCTGCGTGCCGCGCAACCTGTTCCCTGAATTGACCGACGGCGAGTACTACTGGTACCAGCTGGAAGGTCTGAAGGTTATTGATCAACTCGGGCAATTGTTCGGGAAAATCGATCATCTTCTGGAAACCGGCGCCAATGATGTAATGGTGGTCAAGCCTTGCGCTGGCAGCCTGGATGATCGCGAACGCCTGTTGCCCTATACCGAGCAATGCGTGTTGGCCGTCGACCTGGCAGCGGGCGAGATGAAGGTGGAATGGGACGCGGACTTCTAA
- the rplS gene encoding 50S ribosomal protein L19: MTNKIILALEAEQMTKEIPTFAPGDTIVVQVKVKEGDRSRLQAFEGVVIAKRNRGVNSAFTVRKISNGVGVERTFQTYSPQIDSMAVKRRGDVRKAKLYYLRDLSGKAARIKEKLA, encoded by the coding sequence ATGACTAACAAAATCATCCTTGCACTCGAAGCAGAGCAGATGACCAAAGAGATCCCTACCTTTGCCCCGGGCGACACTATTGTCGTTCAGGTGAAAGTGAAGGAAGGCGACCGTTCGCGTCTGCAAGCGTTCGAAGGCGTGGTAATTGCCAAGCGTAACCGTGGTGTGAACAGTGCTTTCACTGTTCGTAAAATCTCCAACGGTGTTGGCGTAGAGCGTACTTTCCAGACCTACAGCCCGCAAATCGACAGCATGGCCGTTAAACGTCGCGGTGACGTACGTAAAGCCAAGCTGTACTACCTGCGTGACCTGTCCGGTAAAGCAGCTCGCATCAAGGAAAAACTGGCTTAA
- a CDS encoding transporter associated domain-containing protein, whose translation MDNLPLGPMLAVVALLVLWSALFTAIEAAQQHLLALRPGTRQGDKAATRLNFPRNSLILCNTLCRSVVVILCTLLAIYAWAENGPWLGWVISSATLLVLADYLPRILATRHPQTILGFGNTLLNVPLKILYPLAWLLNGVSLLLLRPFARKPGLVKHSDEPQPDHDDEPQAETPNSRAPGMPGIHALDNITVNDILVPRSEVDGINLDDSIEEIIEQLRVSTRTRLPVFHSDINQVEAVLNTRQVRHLLPNASLTKEALLEACHEPYFVPESTPLQLQLLNFHKQQRRLGMVVDEYGEVLGIVTLEDILEEIVGEFESEHHLDNPHIQPQPDGRYVIDGAASIRDLNKTLGWHLPSDGPKTLNGLVTEALETIPDCAVCLKIGRYRLEILETEDNRVAKVLIWYL comes from the coding sequence ATGGACAACTTGCCCTTGGGGCCGATGCTTGCGGTAGTAGCCTTGCTGGTTTTATGGTCGGCGCTGTTTACCGCCATCGAAGCCGCCCAGCAACATTTGCTGGCACTGCGCCCCGGCACCCGCCAGGGTGACAAAGCCGCCACCCGCCTGAACTTCCCGCGCAACAGCCTGATCCTGTGCAACACCCTGTGCCGTTCGGTGGTGGTGATTCTCTGCACCCTGCTGGCGATCTACGCCTGGGCGGAAAACGGCCCGTGGCTCGGCTGGGTGATCTCCAGCGCAACCCTGCTGGTGCTGGCCGATTACCTGCCGCGAATCCTGGCCACTCGCCACCCGCAAACCATCCTCGGCTTCGGCAATACGCTGCTGAACGTGCCGCTGAAAATCCTTTACCCGCTGGCCTGGTTGCTCAACGGCGTCAGCCTGTTGCTGTTGCGCCCGTTCGCCCGCAAGCCCGGCCTGGTCAAGCACAGCGACGAGCCGCAGCCGGACCACGACGACGAACCGCAAGCCGAAACGCCCAACTCCCGCGCCCCGGGCATGCCGGGCATTCACGCGCTGGACAACATCACCGTGAATGACATCCTGGTGCCCCGCAGCGAAGTGGACGGCATCAACCTGGATGACTCGATAGAAGAAATCATCGAGCAACTGCGGGTTTCCACGCGCACCCGGTTGCCGGTGTTCCACAGCGATATCAACCAGGTCGAAGCGGTGCTCAACACTCGGCAGGTCCGCCACCTGCTGCCCAACGCCAGCCTGACCAAGGAAGCGCTGCTGGAAGCCTGCCACGAGCCCTACTTCGTCCCGGAAAGCACGCCGCTGCAACTGCAATTGCTGAACTTCCACAAACAACAACGCCGCCTGGGCATGGTGGTGGACGAATACGGAGAAGTGCTGGGCATCGTGACCCTGGAAGACATTCTTGAAGAAATCGTCGGTGAGTTCGAAAGCGAGCACCACCTCGACAACCCGCACATCCAGCCGCAACCGGATGGCCGCTACGTGATCGACGGCGCCGCCTCGATTCGTGACTTGAACAAAACCCTCGGCTGGCACCTGCCCAGCGACGGCCCCAAGACCCTCAACGGCCTGGTGACCGAAGCGCTGGAGACCATCCCGGACTGCGCCGTATGCCTGAAAATCGGCCGCTACCGCTTGGAAATCCTCGAAACCGAGGACAACCGTGTGGCCAAGGTACTGATCTGGTACCTGTAG
- a CDS encoding cytochrome C assembly family protein: MLPLSPSLLPSLAAAILYAAATLYQGTRLAQGAKADKRLLVGLGVLALLAHAASLFTHLMTPVGLGLDFFSAASLIAAAVIALTLMACYRIPVENLLVLLFPLGVLTVLLAQFTPTGTVQVIDEEPGILAHILLSILAYGMFTIAVFQALLLLLQDHQLKHKHPSGLIKNFPPLQTMESLLFGFLWAGWTLLSLSLISGWLFVENLFAQHLVHKTLLACLAWVVFSVLLWGRNHLGWRGHKAIRWTLAGFCLLMLAYFGSKLVREYILHI, translated from the coding sequence ATGCTCCCTTTGTCACCCAGTTTGCTACCCAGCCTCGCCGCCGCCATCTTGTATGCCGCTGCGACCCTCTATCAGGGCACTCGTCTGGCCCAAGGCGCCAAGGCCGACAAACGCCTGTTGGTAGGCCTTGGCGTCCTCGCCCTGCTGGCCCACGCGGCCAGCCTGTTCACGCACTTGATGACGCCGGTCGGCCTGGGCCTGGATTTTTTCAGTGCCGCCAGCCTGATTGCCGCCGCGGTGATCGCGCTGACGCTGATGGCCTGCTACCGGATCCCGGTGGAGAACCTGCTGGTGCTGTTGTTCCCGCTCGGGGTGCTGACGGTGCTGCTGGCGCAATTCACCCCGACCGGCACCGTGCAGGTCATTGATGAAGAGCCGGGCATCCTCGCGCACATCCTGTTGTCGATCCTCGCCTACGGCATGTTCACCATCGCGGTGTTCCAGGCTTTGCTGCTGCTGTTGCAAGACCACCAGCTCAAGCACAAGCACCCGTCCGGGCTGATCAAGAACTTCCCGCCGCTGCAAACCATGGAAAGCCTGCTGTTCGGCTTCCTCTGGGCCGGCTGGACGCTGTTGTCGCTGTCGCTGATCTCTGGCTGGCTGTTCGTCGAGAACCTGTTCGCCCAGCACCTGGTGCACAAAACCCTGCTGGCGTGCCTGGCCTGGGTGGTGTTCAGTGTATTGCTGTGGGGCCGCAACCACCTTGGCTGGCGCGGGCACAAGGCGATCCGCTGGACCCTGGCCGGTTTTTGCCTGCTGATGCTGGCCTATTTCGGCAGCAAGCTGGTTCGCGAATACATCCTGCATATCTGA
- the rpsP gene encoding 30S ribosomal protein S16: MLTIRLALGGSKKRPFYHLTVTDSRNPRDGSHKEQVGFFNPVARGQEVRLSVNQERVAYWLSVGAQPSERVAQLLKDASKAAA; encoded by the coding sequence ATGCTAACAATCCGTCTTGCCCTTGGCGGCTCCAAAAAGCGCCCGTTTTACCACTTGACCGTAACCGACAGCCGCAACCCGCGCGACGGTTCGCACAAGGAACAGGTTGGTTTCTTCAACCCTGTTGCTCGTGGTCAAGAAGTTCGTCTGTCCGTGAACCAAGAGCGCGTAGCCTACTGGCTGAGCGTTGGTGCACAACCTTCTGAGCGCGTTGCTCAGTTGTTGAAGGATGCATCTAAGGCTGCGGCCTGA
- the xerD gene encoding site-specific tyrosine recombinase XerD has protein sequence MPAIDHPQIDRFLDALWLEKGLSDNTRQAYRSDLALFNGWLQEKNLELLNAGRELILDHLSWRLEQNYKPRSTARFLSGVRGFYRYLLREKLIAIDPTLQIDMPQLGRPLPKSLSEADVEALLAAPDLSEAIGQRDRAMLEVLYACGLRVTELISLTLEQVNLRQGVLRVMGKGSKERLVPMGEEAIVWIERYMRDARSELLNGRPSDVLFPSQRGEQMTRQTFWHRIKHQAKVAGIGKSLSPHTLRHAFATHLLNHGADLRVVQMLLGHSDLSTTQIYTHVARARLQDMHAKHHPRG, from the coding sequence ATGCCTGCCATTGACCACCCACAGATAGACCGCTTCCTCGATGCCCTCTGGTTGGAAAAAGGCCTGTCCGACAACACCCGCCAGGCCTACCGCAGCGACCTGGCGTTGTTCAATGGCTGGCTGCAGGAGAAAAACCTCGAGCTGCTCAACGCCGGTCGCGAGCTGATCCTCGACCACCTGTCCTGGCGCCTGGAGCAAAACTACAAACCCCGCTCCACTGCGCGTTTTCTCTCGGGCGTACGTGGCTTCTATCGCTACCTGCTGCGGGAAAAGCTGATCGCTATCGACCCAACCCTGCAAATTGATATGCCGCAGTTGGGCCGGCCATTGCCCAAATCCCTGTCGGAAGCCGACGTCGAAGCCTTGCTGGCCGCGCCCGACTTGAGCGAAGCCATCGGCCAGCGCGACCGCGCCATGCTCGAAGTGCTTTATGCCTGCGGTCTGCGTGTCACCGAACTGATCAGCCTGACCCTGGAACAGGTCAACCTGCGCCAGGGTGTATTGCGCGTGATGGGCAAGGGCAGCAAGGAGCGCCTGGTACCGATGGGCGAAGAGGCGATCGTTTGGATCGAACGCTATATGCGCGACGCCCGCAGCGAGTTGCTCAACGGTCGCCCCAGTGATGTGCTGTTCCCCAGCCAGCGCGGTGAGCAAATGACTCGCCAGACCTTCTGGCATCGCATCAAGCACCAGGCCAAGGTCGCGGGCATCGGCAAGTCGCTGTCGCCCCACACGTTGCGCCATGCCTTCGCCACCCATTTGCTCAACCACGGCGCAGATTTGCGTGTGGTTCAAATGCTCTTGGGCCACAGCGACTTATCCACCACCCAGATCTACACCCACGTGGCGCGGGCACGTTTGCAGGACATGCACGCCAAGCACCACCCCCGGGGATGA
- the ffh gene encoding signal recognition particle protein codes for MFENLTDRLSQTLRHVTGKAKLTEDNIKDTLREVRMALLEADVALPVVKDFVNSVKERAVGTEVSRSLTPGQAFVKIVQAELESLMGAANEDLNLSAVPPAVVLMAGLQGAGKTTTAGKLARFLKERKKKSVMVVSADVYRPAAIKQLEMLAGEVGVTFFPSDLSQKPVDIAQAAIKEAKLKFIDVVIVDTAGRLHIDEEMMGEIKALHAAINPVETLFVVDAMTGQDAANTAKAFGDALPLTGVILTKVDGDARGGAALSVRAITGKPIKFIGMGEKSDALEPFHPERIASRILGMGDVLSLIEQAEATLDKDKAEKLAKKLKKGKGFDLEDFRDQLQQMKNMGGLGGLMDKLPNMGGVNLAQMGNAQGAAEKQFKQMEAIINSMTPAERRDPELISGSRKRRIAMGSGTQVQDIGRLIKQHKQMQKMMKKFSAKGGMAKMMRGMGGMLPGGGMPKM; via the coding sequence ATGTTTGAAAATCTGACTGACCGTCTCTCGCAGACGCTGCGCCATGTCACCGGCAAGGCCAAGCTGACCGAGGACAATATTAAAGACACCCTGCGTGAAGTGCGCATGGCGTTGCTGGAAGCCGACGTCGCCTTGCCGGTGGTGAAAGACTTCGTCAACTCGGTCAAAGAGCGCGCGGTGGGCACCGAAGTGTCCCGCAGCCTGACCCCGGGCCAGGCGTTTGTGAAGATCGTCCAGGCCGAACTCGAAAGCCTGATGGGCGCGGCCAACGAAGATTTGAACCTCAGCGCCGTGCCGCCAGCCGTTGTGCTGATGGCCGGCCTGCAAGGTGCGGGCAAGACCACCACCGCCGGCAAGCTGGCGCGCTTCCTTAAAGAGCGCAAGAAGAAGTCGGTGATGGTGGTGTCTGCGGACGTTTACCGTCCTGCGGCGATTAAGCAGCTGGAAATGCTCGCGGGCGAAGTAGGCGTAACCTTCTTCCCGTCCGACCTGAGCCAGAAGCCGGTCGATATTGCCCAGGCGGCTATTAAAGAAGCCAAGCTGAAATTCATCGACGTGGTTATCGTCGATACCGCCGGTCGCCTGCACATCGATGAAGAGATGATGGGCGAGATCAAGGCGCTGCATGCCGCGATCAACCCGGTAGAAACCCTGTTTGTGGTCGACGCCATGACCGGCCAGGATGCGGCCAACACCGCCAAGGCCTTTGGCGATGCGCTGCCGTTGACCGGTGTGATCCTGACCAAGGTCGACGGCGACGCCCGTGGCGGTGCAGCACTGTCCGTTCGTGCGATTACCGGCAAGCCGATCAAGTTCATCGGTATGGGCGAGAAGAGCGACGCGCTCGAGCCGTTCCACCCCGAGCGGATCGCCTCGCGTATCCTTGGCATGGGCGACGTGCTCAGCCTGATCGAGCAAGCTGAAGCGACCCTCGACAAGGACAAAGCCGAGAAGCTGGCTAAAAAGTTGAAGAAGGGCAAGGGCTTCGACCTCGAAGACTTCCGTGACCAGCTGCAACAGATGAAGAACATGGGCGGCCTTGGCGGCCTGATGGACAAGCTGCCGAACATGGGCGGTGTGAACCTGGCGCAAATGGGCAATGCCCAGGGTGCGGCGGAGAAGCAGTTCAAGCAGATGGAAGCCATCATCAATTCCATGACCCCGGCCGAGCGCCGCGACCCTGAGCTGATCAGTGGTTCGCGCAAACGTCGGATCGCCATGGGTTCCGGCACCCAGGTGCAGGACATCGGTCGCTTGATCAAGCAGCACAAGCAGATGCAGAAGATGATGAAGAAGTTCTCCGCAAAAGGCGGAATGGCCAAGATGATGCGCGGCATGGGCGGTATGTTGCCCGGCGGCGGCATGCCGAAAATGTAA
- the trmD gene encoding tRNA (guanosine(37)-N1)-methyltransferase TrmD — translation MGRGLLNVANLRVEVISLFPEMFSAISEYGITSRAVKQGLLQLTCWNPRDYTTDRHHTVDDRPFGGGPGMVMKIKPLEDALVQAKAAAGEKAKVIYLSPQGRQLNQSAVRELANQASLILIAGRYEGIDERFIDAHVDEEWSIGDYVLSGGELPAMVLIDAVTRLLPGALGHADSAEEDSFTDGLLDCPHYTRPEVYADQRVPDVLLSGNHAHIRRWRLQQSLGRTYERRADLLESRSLSGEEKKLLEEYILARDDS, via the coding sequence ATGGGACGCGGACTTCTAAACGTGGCTAATTTGCGCGTAGAAGTGATCAGTTTGTTTCCCGAGATGTTCTCCGCCATCAGCGAGTACGGCATCACCAGTCGGGCGGTGAAACAGGGGCTCTTGCAGCTGACCTGTTGGAACCCGCGAGACTACACGACGGATCGACATCACACTGTGGACGATCGCCCATTTGGCGGTGGCCCGGGCATGGTGATGAAGATCAAGCCCCTGGAAGACGCGTTGGTTCAGGCCAAGGCAGCTGCCGGGGAGAAGGCGAAGGTAATTTACCTGTCCCCTCAAGGCCGTCAGCTGAATCAGTCGGCGGTGCGCGAGTTGGCGAATCAGGCAAGCTTAATCCTGATTGCCGGTCGCTATGAAGGCATTGACGAGCGTTTTATTGACGCTCATGTCGATGAAGAGTGGTCGATTGGGGACTATGTCCTGTCTGGCGGCGAGCTGCCGGCGATGGTCCTGATAGATGCGGTTACACGACTGCTGCCTGGAGCTTTAGGGCATGCGGACTCCGCGGAGGAAGATTCCTTCACGGATGGTTTGCTGGATTGCCCGCACTACACCCGACCGGAGGTGTATGCGGATCAGCGTGTTCCCGACGTATTGCTAAGTGGCAATCACGCACACATCCGGCGTTGGCGTTTACAGCAGTCCCTCGGGCGGACCTATGAACGACGCGCCGATCTTCTGGAAAGCCGCTCGCTTTCTGGAGAAGAGAAGAAGCTGCTCGAGGAATACATCCTCGCGCGGGACGATAGTTAA